From Candidatus Manganitrophus morganii, the proteins below share one genomic window:
- a CDS encoding sensor domain-containing diguanylate cyclase → MSHGTKIENNVNKEGLTRIFLIGAGRGGRAVLSRLLRFNWVQIAGVSDLDPKAPGILLAQEAALPVFIGDPVQYMQGIDVDLVFDLTGNQQMHTRLINIPTRSFDVVTGQVSFLIWSVIHELEEQEIQLRAHLAEHRVLLEINQLLSRSETSQQIFEAIVMGGIRMTGMPAGSLSIFDKDKQQLFLVAAKGFSSDFFRQAIYSVRAGGLTEHILSRNEPVVIPNISEFPSFNNPILLKEGVRSLIAVPLLSEKGPVGILYNDDFKPRTFTPSMLEALRLLATLAVIAIQKQQAFEEIKSLSIRDPLTGLYNRRYLNEILVSEMDRAFRLHRPLSLLLMDIDHFKSVNDRFGHLMGDQVINGLARLLGVIVRPYDTVARYGGEEFLILMSDTAEAEALAAAERLREATAAERFLPEDTTVTCSFGISTMKGNEETLPTPEEFIHRADKALYEAKRAGRNRVHIFRTDSASSASESEKRR, encoded by the coding sequence ATGTCCCACGGCACAAAAATCGAAAACAATGTAAACAAAGAGGGTCTTACAAGAATTTTCCTGATCGGAGCGGGAAGAGGAGGAAGAGCGGTCTTAAGCCGCTTGCTGCGGTTTAACTGGGTGCAAATCGCCGGGGTCTCCGATCTGGACCCAAAGGCGCCCGGCATCCTTCTCGCCCAAGAAGCGGCGCTTCCCGTTTTCATCGGAGATCCCGTTCAGTACATGCAAGGGATCGATGTCGATCTGGTTTTCGATTTGACCGGGAATCAACAGATGCACACGCGCCTGATCAATATCCCCACCCGCTCCTTTGATGTGGTGACGGGACAGGTCTCCTTTCTTATTTGGAGCGTCATTCATGAATTGGAGGAGCAGGAGATCCAATTACGGGCGCATCTGGCGGAGCATCGGGTTCTCTTGGAAATCAACCAGCTCCTCTCCCGTTCCGAAACCTCCCAGCAGATCTTCGAAGCGATCGTGATGGGGGGGATCCGGATGACCGGAATGCCGGCCGGCTCCCTCTCGATTTTTGACAAGGACAAGCAGCAACTGTTCCTCGTTGCGGCCAAAGGCTTTTCGTCCGATTTTTTTAGGCAGGCGATCTATTCCGTCCGGGCCGGGGGACTGACGGAACATATTCTTTCGCGTAATGAACCGGTCGTGATCCCGAATATTTCCGAATTCCCCTCTTTCAACAACCCGATTCTCCTTAAAGAGGGGGTCCGCTCCCTGATCGCCGTTCCGCTTCTCTCCGAGAAGGGACCGGTCGGCATTCTCTACAATGATGATTTTAAGCCCAGGACATTCACCCCCTCCATGCTCGAGGCCCTCCGGCTGCTGGCGACGCTGGCCGTCATTGCAATTCAAAAACAACAGGCATTCGAGGAGATCAAAAGCCTTTCCATCCGCGATCCCCTGACCGGTCTTTACAACCGCCGTTACCTGAATGAAATTCTCGTCTCCGAAATGGACCGGGCGTTCCGCCTGCATCGGCCTCTCTCCCTTCTTTTGATGGATATCGACCACTTCAAGTCGGTCAACGACCGCTTCGGACATCTTATGGGGGATCAAGTGATCAATGGGCTCGCGAGGCTCTTGGGCGTCATCGTCCGGCCTTACGACACCGTGGCCCGGTATGGAGGAGAGGAGTTTCTCATCTTGATGTCCGATACGGCTGAAGCGGAAGCCCTCGCCGCGGCGGAGCGGCTGCGGGAGGCGACTGCCGCCGAGAGATTCCTTCCGGAGGATACTACCGTGACGTGCAGCTTCGGAATCAGCACGATGAAAGGGAACGAGGAGACGCTTCCCACCCCCGAGGAATTTATTCATCGCGCCGATAAAGCGCTCTACGAAGCGAAGCGCGCCGGCCGCAACCGCGTCCATATATTTCGGACCGATTCCGCTTCCTCCGCAAGCGAAAGCGAAAAGAGACGCTGA
- a CDS encoding diguanylate cyclase — MEEKVPRVLVIEDSPFELEQIKAALEAVGYQVLFANTGIQGLKLAREVLPDLILLDMVLPDMNGRETCRHLRGQEELRGIPIIIVTVKGKTEDKVLGLGEGATDYVTKPFDPAELQARVAAALRMKRLQDELIQKNKELAGKNQEYQVLLKQVQTLAITDPVTGLFNRRYLQEVLNQEFSRAQRYCTPFSCLLIDVDEFKQVNDKFGHEAGDKVLEELGKIIQMEIRKVDLAARYGGDELAVLLPESLREDAAQVAQRILERVGGTAFPILGKKHRVTVSIGVAGFPDPELRDARQAILAADFALYRAKRAGGNRVETMTVAEMESA; from the coding sequence ATGGAGGAGAAGGTGCCGCGTGTTCTGGTGATCGAAGACAGCCCTTTTGAGCTCGAACAAATCAAGGCCGCTTTGGAAGCAGTCGGCTATCAGGTTCTCTTTGCCAATACCGGCATTCAGGGGCTGAAGCTGGCCCGAGAGGTCCTCCCGGATCTCATTCTCCTCGATATGGTTCTTCCCGACATGAACGGGCGCGAAACCTGCCGCCATCTCCGGGGGCAAGAGGAACTCCGGGGCATCCCGATCATCATCGTCACGGTCAAGGGAAAAACGGAGGACAAGGTGTTGGGTCTGGGAGAGGGGGCGACCGATTATGTGACCAAGCCGTTCGATCCGGCGGAGCTGCAGGCGCGGGTCGCCGCCGCCCTTCGAATGAAGCGCCTTCAGGACGAGCTGATCCAGAAAAACAAAGAGCTGGCCGGAAAGAACCAAGAATATCAAGTCCTCCTCAAGCAGGTACAGACCCTGGCGATTACCGATCCGGTCACCGGCCTCTTCAACCGGCGCTACCTGCAAGAGGTGCTCAACCAGGAGTTCTCCCGCGCGCAGCGGTACTGTACCCCCTTCTCTTGTTTGTTGATTGATGTTGATGAGTTCAAACAGGTCAACGACAAATTCGGCCATGAAGCGGGAGACAAGGTCCTGGAGGAGTTGGGGAAGATCATTCAAATGGAGATCAGAAAGGTCGATCTGGCGGCCCGGTATGGGGGGGATGAGCTCGCCGTTCTATTGCCTGAATCGCTCCGGGAGGATGCCGCCCAGGTCGCCCAGCGGATCTTGGAACGGGTCGGCGGCACGGCGTTTCCGATTCTTGGAAAGAAACACCGGGTCACCGTCAGCATCGGGGTGGCCGGCTTCCCCGATCCGGAACTGCGCGATGCGCGCCAGGCGATCCTGGCCGCCGACTTTGCCCTCTACCGGGCGAAGCGCGCGGGAGGAAATCGAGTGGAGACGATGACCGTCGCCGAGATGGAGTCGGCGTAG
- a CDS encoding ATP-binding protein: MIKATRFPVLWYGLPALIVTVPLLFLWPGWFKNLFASEGFLPHLYCYLEKPGLVLLHVVSDSLIGLAYVAISATLTYLVYRARRDIPFHWVLLAFGLFIITCGATHFMEVWTTLWTPVYWLAGNIKLMTAIASVATAVILPPLIPKTLALVQSAKISEERRIKLESTHAELAELYTQLKEQDRLKTQFFANISHELRTPLTLVLGPAQRLLESDRLTTNERQNLETIDRNARLLLKHVNDLLDLSKIEAGKMTANAIETDLAQLVRFTAAHFELFATERQIAYTVETAESAPARIDPEKIQRVLLNLLSNAFKFTPTGGKVRCLLRIEEGDARLSVQDSGPGVRPELRQVIFEPFRQGDESATRRFGGTGLGLSIANELVALHGGKITVGDAPIGGAQFDITLPLVASTGEEKRPASGPVAEIPFPLSQPFIDLETERKRPAQDMQSVQTPSATANGGVGTTLPLVLVVEDNPAVNSFITESLTPHYRVVNALNGQEGLEKALAHKPDLILSDIMMPEMSGDRMIREIRAHSEMDMVPIIVLTAKADDELSVRMLRQGAQEYLIKPFPVEALRVRVGNLIAIKQTRELLQQEVAAQHQDLVILANEIVLHKRALQQKTAQAEEASRLKTQFLSNVSHELRTPLHAIIGYTSLALDGTYGPLDPALRPAMEGVTRNAEGLLLLVDDLLDLTRIEAGKLAIEPSSLDLILLLRETASGIQPLLEEKRLVLQWRLADPTPNIESDRIRVGQILTNLLANAVKFTQQGKITIGTEDHPERGGIAIWIQDTGVGIPEEELPKIFDTFHQVDGASTREFGGVGLGLAIVKELAGLLQGKIRVESRAGEGSTFTLFLPYRLEGKG; encoded by the coding sequence ATGATCAAAGCAACGAGATTTCCCGTGTTATGGTATGGGCTCCCGGCATTAATTGTAACGGTCCCGTTACTGTTCCTCTGGCCGGGATGGTTCAAGAACTTATTCGCTTCAGAGGGTTTTTTACCCCACCTTTACTGCTATCTTGAAAAACCGGGTCTCGTTCTGCTCCATGTCGTTTCTGATTCACTCATCGGATTGGCTTATGTTGCCATTTCAGCCACCTTGACCTATCTTGTCTATCGGGCGCGACGAGACATCCCCTTTCACTGGGTCCTTCTGGCATTCGGACTTTTTATCATCACCTGCGGCGCCACCCATTTCATGGAGGTCTGGACCACTCTCTGGACGCCGGTCTATTGGTTGGCCGGAAATATTAAATTGATGACGGCGATCGCTTCGGTTGCAACCGCCGTCATCCTTCCCCCCCTGATTCCCAAAACCCTCGCGCTTGTTCAATCGGCAAAGATTTCCGAAGAACGCCGGATCAAATTGGAGAGCACCCACGCGGAGCTGGCCGAGCTTTATACCCAGCTCAAAGAGCAGGACCGATTGAAAACGCAATTCTTCGCCAACATCAGCCACGAATTGCGAACCCCCCTCACGCTCGTCCTCGGACCGGCCCAACGGCTTCTCGAATCCGATCGATTGACAACAAACGAGCGACAGAATCTGGAAACGATCGACCGCAACGCCCGGCTGCTGCTCAAACATGTCAACGACCTCCTCGATCTCTCGAAGATCGAGGCCGGGAAAATGACGGCCAACGCGATCGAAACCGACCTGGCGCAACTGGTCCGTTTCACCGCGGCTCACTTCGAATTATTCGCGACGGAGCGACAGATCGCCTATACCGTTGAAACCGCCGAATCGGCTCCCGCCCGGATCGACCCGGAAAAGATTCAGCGCGTCCTCTTAAACCTTCTTTCCAATGCTTTTAAATTCACCCCGACCGGGGGAAAGGTGCGCTGTCTTCTTCGCATCGAAGAAGGAGACGCCCGCCTCTCCGTCCAGGACAGCGGCCCCGGTGTACGTCCCGAACTGCGTCAGGTGATCTTTGAGCCGTTCCGGCAGGGAGATGAAAGCGCCACACGCCGGTTCGGCGGCACCGGTTTAGGACTCTCCATTGCCAACGAGCTTGTCGCGCTGCACGGCGGCAAGATCACGGTCGGCGATGCCCCCATTGGAGGCGCGCAATTCGATATCACCCTTCCCCTTGTCGCCTCGACTGGAGAGGAGAAGAGACCAGCGAGTGGACCGGTCGCTGAGATTCCCTTCCCGCTGTCACAACCATTCATCGATCTGGAAACCGAACGAAAACGCCCCGCACAGGACATGCAATCGGTTCAAACGCCATCCGCTACGGCGAACGGAGGGGTCGGGACAACCCTCCCCCTGGTTCTCGTCGTTGAAGACAATCCGGCGGTGAATAGCTTTATCACGGAGTCATTGACCCCGCATTATCGGGTCGTGAATGCCTTGAATGGACAGGAAGGACTGGAAAAAGCGCTGGCCCACAAGCCCGACCTCATTCTCAGTGATATCATGATGCCGGAGATGAGCGGTGACCGAATGATCCGTGAAATACGCGCTCACTCGGAGATGGATATGGTCCCGATCATTGTTCTGACCGCCAAAGCCGACGATGAATTGAGCGTCCGAATGTTGCGGCAAGGGGCGCAGGAATATTTAATTAAGCCTTTTCCCGTCGAAGCGCTTCGGGTCCGCGTCGGGAATCTCATCGCGATAAAACAAACTCGAGAGCTCCTCCAACAAGAAGTCGCCGCCCAACACCAAGATCTGGTGATATTGGCCAATGAAATCGTCCTTCACAAGCGGGCGCTGCAACAGAAAACCGCTCAGGCTGAAGAGGCGAGCCGCCTGAAGACGCAATTTCTCTCCAACGTCTCTCACGAGCTCCGGACCCCGCTTCATGCCATTATCGGTTATACCTCTTTGGCGCTCGACGGAACATATGGACCTCTCGATCCGGCCCTCCGGCCTGCGATGGAAGGGGTGACCCGAAATGCGGAGGGTCTTCTCTTATTGGTGGACGACCTGTTGGATCTGACGCGGATCGAGGCGGGAAAGTTGGCGATCGAACCGTCGTCCCTCGACCTCATTCTATTGCTCCGAGAGACCGCCTCCGGCATTCAACCGCTTCTGGAGGAGAAACGACTCGTTCTCCAATGGCGCCTCGCCGATCCAACCCCGAATATCGAATCGGATAGAATACGGGTCGGGCAGATCTTGACGAATCTCCTCGCCAACGCCGTGAAGTTCACTCAACAAGGGAAAATCACCATCGGAACGGAAGATCATCCGGAAAGAGGCGGCATCGCGATTTGGATTCAAGATACAGGGGTTGGTATTCCAGAAGAAGAATTGCCGAAGATCTTTGATACCTTCCATCAGGTCGACGGCGCCAGCACACGCGAGTTCGGGGGGGTGGGATTGGGACTGGCGATCGTCAAGGAATTGGCCGGACTGCTTCAAGGGAAAATTCGGGTCGAGAGCAGGGCAGGAGAGGGATCGACCTTCACCCTCTTCCTGCCGTACCGCCTCGAAGGAAAAGGGTGA
- a CDS encoding universal stress protein has translation MYRSIYIPVDNSDYSNTAIDIGVMLAKQFGAKVIGSHAYAAKLHDKRFKQMEAGLPEEYHDENELERQRKIHDSLITRGLEIITDSYLDIVDEKCKEGNIPMERVSLEGKNYKVLVDDIVKNGYDLVILGALGVGAVRESMIGSVTERTIRRVRKSDVFVVKETKPPEPGKMGKIVVAVDGSHFSFAGFKTALDLAKAYQLQIDVVSAFDPYYHYAVFNSISGVLSEEAGKVFRFKEQEKLHEEVIDSGLAKIYQSHLEICLKIAEAEGVTVKTSLLDGKPFEKVLQYVKKEKPWLLVVGRIGVHSDEEMDVGSNSENLIRMAPCNVLVSNQKYIPPIDAIAEYTVAWTEEASKRMEKVPIFARGVAKTAVYRYAIEKGFTIISNSVVDAAMGDILPKSAIEAMKNLGRVLDEKGIDRNKMTAAEGVSQTLEGNGLAGMMTQIVGDRDAERAASYDEKAKMDFFICGGCGYTAKGEKPVRCPICSAEGSAFQFLDKSIFEAAAKAEGGLVQEVGYDGVPLNWTEDAKNIIRKVPAGFERRRAKAKAEKMARKMGFQTITKEFAVRMIEGGQDDDQAIEMSAKAIAEAVLPQSTPKVEVKAPEVKTPQFTWTADAQERLARVPVGFMRDGTRQHIENYAFSHAITEITLEVAEAGIKKATEEMEAVLSGATSLEEIKKRIATMTKGEPAAEESFHFCGMCGHVVRQVPSQCPVCEAKASRFIFMKKELDYFVCTLCSQVASQHIPDHCSLCGAPGEYYKKLERKESGLDKVLAPISWTDAANTKLLEIPEGLIREMTRWRIEVDARKKGLREINPSIIDAKYSEWAQLSRNVERHHAWDADAEGRIARIPSFVRGTVIKEIESYANEKGIGRITIEILDQVTERWAEAMRSQGF, from the coding sequence ATGTATCGGTCGATCTATATCCCTGTCGATAACTCAGACTATTCCAACACGGCCATCGATATCGGTGTGATGTTGGCGAAGCAATTTGGGGCGAAGGTCATCGGAAGCCACGCCTATGCCGCCAAGCTCCACGACAAGCGATTCAAGCAGATGGAGGCGGGCCTCCCCGAAGAGTATCATGACGAGAACGAACTGGAGCGGCAGAGAAAGATCCACGACTCCCTGATTACCCGCGGACTGGAAATCATCACCGATTCCTACCTGGATATCGTCGACGAAAAATGCAAAGAGGGAAACATCCCGATGGAGCGGGTCTCGCTCGAAGGGAAGAACTACAAGGTTCTGGTCGATGACATTGTGAAGAACGGCTACGATCTGGTGATCCTCGGCGCCCTCGGCGTCGGCGCCGTCCGTGAGAGCATGATCGGGAGCGTGACCGAGCGGACGATTCGCCGGGTCCGCAAGTCGGATGTTTTCGTCGTCAAGGAGACGAAGCCGCCCGAGCCGGGAAAAATGGGAAAGATCGTCGTGGCGGTCGATGGAAGCCACTTCTCCTTCGCCGGCTTCAAAACGGCCCTTGATCTCGCCAAGGCGTATCAGCTTCAGATCGACGTCGTTTCGGCCTTCGATCCCTATTATCACTATGCCGTTTTCAATTCGATCTCCGGGGTTCTCTCCGAAGAGGCGGGAAAAGTCTTCCGGTTCAAGGAACAGGAGAAACTCCACGAAGAGGTGATCGACTCCGGCCTCGCCAAGATCTATCAGTCCCACCTTGAAATTTGCCTTAAGATCGCCGAGGCGGAGGGGGTGACGGTCAAAACCTCGCTCCTCGACGGCAAGCCTTTCGAGAAGGTCCTTCAATATGTGAAGAAAGAGAAACCGTGGCTTCTCGTCGTCGGCCGGATCGGCGTCCACTCCGATGAAGAGATGGATGTCGGGAGCAACTCGGAGAACCTGATCCGGATGGCGCCGTGCAACGTGCTGGTCTCGAACCAGAAATATATTCCGCCGATCGATGCCATCGCCGAGTATACTGTCGCCTGGACCGAAGAGGCCTCCAAGCGGATGGAGAAGGTTCCCATCTTCGCGCGGGGGGTCGCCAAGACCGCCGTCTACCGGTATGCGATCGAAAAGGGTTTCACCATCATCAGCAATTCGGTTGTCGATGCGGCGATGGGGGATATCTTGCCGAAGTCGGCGATCGAAGCGATGAAGAATTTGGGCCGGGTGCTCGATGAGAAGGGGATCGACCGGAACAAGATGACCGCCGCCGAAGGGGTTTCTCAAACCCTCGAGGGGAACGGTCTTGCCGGGATGATGACCCAGATCGTCGGCGACCGCGATGCCGAGCGCGCCGCGAGCTACGACGAGAAGGCGAAGATGGATTTCTTTATCTGCGGCGGCTGCGGCTATACCGCCAAAGGGGAGAAGCCGGTCCGATGCCCGATCTGCAGCGCCGAAGGGAGCGCCTTCCAATTTCTTGATAAGTCGATCTTCGAAGCGGCGGCCAAGGCCGAGGGGGGATTGGTTCAAGAGGTCGGCTACGACGGGGTCCCGCTGAACTGGACCGAAGATGCCAAAAACATTATCCGCAAGGTTCCGGCCGGTTTCGAGCGCCGTCGCGCCAAAGCGAAGGCGGAGAAGATGGCCCGAAAGATGGGCTTCCAAACGATCACAAAAGAATTTGCCGTTCGGATGATCGAAGGAGGCCAGGACGACGATCAGGCGATTGAGATGAGTGCCAAGGCGATCGCCGAGGCGGTTCTTCCGCAGAGCACGCCAAAAGTTGAAGTAAAGGCCCCTGAAGTAAAGACACCCCAGTTCACCTGGACGGCCGATGCGCAGGAGCGGCTGGCGCGTGTGCCGGTCGGCTTCATGCGGGACGGAACCCGTCAGCACATCGAGAATTATGCCTTCAGTCACGCGATTACCGAGATTACGCTCGAGGTCGCAGAGGCGGGAATTAAAAAGGCGACCGAGGAGATGGAGGCGGTTCTTTCCGGCGCGACCAGCCTCGAAGAGATCAAAAAGCGAATTGCCACCATGACGAAGGGGGAACCGGCTGCGGAAGAGAGCTTCCATTTCTGCGGAATGTGCGGCCATGTTGTCCGACAGGTTCCGTCGCAGTGTCCCGTCTGCGAGGCCAAGGCATCGCGGTTCATCTTTATGAAGAAAGAGCTTGATTACTTCGTCTGTACGCTTTGCAGCCAGGTTGCCTCGCAGCATATTCCTGACCATTGCTCTCTCTGCGGCGCCCCGGGGGAATATTATAAAAAACTGGAGCGTAAGGAGAGCGGACTGGACAAAGTGCTCGCCCCCATCAGCTGGACCGATGCGGCAAATACGAAGCTCCTGGAGATCCCGGAAGGATTGATTCGAGAGATGACCCGCTGGCGGATCGAGGTGGATGCCCGCAAGAAGGGGCTCCGCGAGATTAACCCCTCGATTATCGATGCAAAATACAGTGAATGGGCGCAGCTTTCCCGGAATGTCGAGCGACATCACGCCTGGGATGCTGATGCGGAGGGCCGAATCGCCCGCATCCCCTCTTTCGTCCGGGGAACGGTGATCAAGGAGATTGAATCGTACGCCAATGAGAAGGGAATCGGCCGGATCACCATCGAGATCCTCGATCAAGTCACCGAGCGGTGGGCGGAAGCGATGCGGTCGCAAGGTTTCTAG
- a CDS encoding radical SAM protein, with the protein MAHQAYSVSWNLTQRCNLFCTHCYMSAFPHADISHDFTTEECFKVIDDMAKVNPNLFLILTGGEPLVRKDIFDIASYASDKGFTCVLGTNGVLLGEREARRMRESGLQGASISLDSVDPQRHDNFRQLAGSWKSALRGIEHLKAEGLDFSLHMSVMSWNVSEIPPMIELARNIGAKVLNFFFLVQTGRGENLIDIRPSQYREILTYLARAQGVGAKENNPSLFQNFDDPWTSSAGQLGDLILRAKCAPHFRKIIYELDPNSPLLKNYAQGSCPAGKHYCRITPEGDITPCPYMPVSAGNLRRQTFDEIWNTSPILNDLREPQLGGRCGECEFSQICGGCRCRAYAVNGSYLAEDPACDYQPGQYGGKRIELPAEQTFGFEAKFTLNWSIAAKERLNRLPSFARGMVASSVERYATEHQIDLITPEVMQKVKEEAEVRLGRSFKFSEFTRTVPEKTSAIGKDLFPG; encoded by the coding sequence ATGGCACATCAAGCGTACTCCGTTTCATGGAACCTCACCCAGCGCTGCAATCTCTTCTGCACCCACTGCTACATGAGTGCCTTTCCCCACGCCGATATCTCGCACGACTTCACAACCGAAGAGTGCTTCAAGGTCATCGACGACATGGCGAAGGTCAACCCGAATCTCTTCCTGATCCTGACCGGAGGGGAGCCGCTTGTCCGAAAAGACATCTTCGACATCGCCTCGTATGCTTCCGACAAGGGCTTTACCTGTGTTCTCGGCACCAACGGCGTCTTGCTCGGTGAGCGGGAAGCAAGACGGATGCGCGAGAGCGGCCTGCAAGGGGCCTCGATCAGCCTCGATTCGGTCGATCCGCAACGGCACGACAACTTCCGTCAGCTGGCCGGATCGTGGAAGTCGGCGCTCCGCGGCATTGAGCATCTCAAAGCGGAAGGGCTCGATTTTTCCCTGCACATGAGTGTGATGTCGTGGAACGTCTCCGAAATTCCGCCGATGATCGAGCTCGCGCGCAACATCGGGGCGAAGGTTCTTAACTTTTTCTTTCTCGTCCAGACCGGCCGCGGCGAAAACCTGATTGATATCCGTCCCAGCCAGTATCGGGAGATCCTGACCTATCTCGCGCGGGCGCAGGGGGTCGGTGCCAAGGAAAACAATCCGAGCCTCTTCCAAAATTTTGATGACCCCTGGACCTCCTCCGCCGGGCAGCTGGGCGATCTGATCCTTCGGGCCAAATGCGCCCCGCATTTCCGCAAGATCATCTATGAGCTCGATCCGAATTCTCCCTTGTTAAAAAATTATGCGCAGGGGAGCTGCCCCGCCGGCAAGCATTATTGCCGGATCACACCGGAAGGGGACATCACCCCCTGTCCGTACATGCCGGTCTCGGCGGGAAATCTTCGGAGGCAGACCTTTGACGAAATATGGAATACCTCTCCCATTTTAAATGATCTGCGCGAGCCGCAGCTCGGTGGGCGATGCGGAGAGTGCGAGTTCTCTCAGATTTGCGGCGGCTGCCGCTGCCGTGCGTATGCCGTGAACGGCAGCTACCTGGCGGAAGATCCCGCCTGCGATTATCAGCCGGGGCAATATGGGGGAAAACGAATCGAGCTTCCGGCGGAGCAGACCTTTGGGTTCGAGGCGAAGTTTACCTTGAACTGGTCGATCGCGGCAAAAGAGCGTCTCAACAGGCTTCCTTCCTTCGCAAGGGGAATGGTGGCGAGCAGTGTGGAGCGGTATGCGACCGAACACCAGATTGATCTGATCACCCCGGAGGTGATGCAGAAGGTCAAGGAGGAGGCCGAAGTCCGTCTCGGGAGGAGCTTCAAATTTTCCGAATTCACCCGAACGGTTCCGGAGAAGACATCGGCCATTGGTAAAGATCTCTTCCCCGGTTAA